From a single Nematostella vectensis chromosome 3, jaNemVect1.1, whole genome shotgun sequence genomic region:
- the LOC5520037 gene encoding isatin hydrolase, with the protein MPSKHTKCDIVTHIDAPIHFAENKWALDEIPLDTLIGDAVVVDMKAKVANDSDAQLMPSDLEAWERQHGRIPDDSILLLNTGWGKYWPDPKRYLGTDTLNTSLLHFPGMHPDAAKWLVDNRKIKMFGIDTPSLDYGQSVKFQTHVTLFTQNIPGLENVANLDKLPTKGAVVYAAPMFIAGGSGGPCKVFATIKKDGVSGAVDTSMHPYRALYFGLISVVFALIF; encoded by the exons ATGCCTTCCAAAC acacaaagtgcgataTTGTAACGCACATTGACGCTCCCATCCACTTTGCTGAGAACAAATGGGCTCTCGACGAGATACCGCTGGATACACTGATTGGAGACGCAGTCGTGGTTGATATGAAGGCAAAAGTAGCCAATGACTCTGATGCACAGCTCATGCCGAGTGACCTGGAGGCCTGGGAGCGACAGCATGGTAGAATACCAGACGACTCAATATTGCTGCTGAACACTGGATGGGGGAAGTACTGGCCAGACCCTAAACGCTATCTTGGCACCGATACACTCAACACAAGCTTGCTCCATTTCCCGG GAATGCACCCGGATGCTGCTAAATGGCTGGTTGACAATCGCAAGATCAAGATGTTTGGCATCGACACTCCTTCTCTTGACTACGGCCAGTCTGTTAAGTTCCAAACCCACGTGACCTTGTTTACCCAAAACATCCCGggccttgagaatgtggcaaACCTTGACAAACTGCCGACCAAGGGCGCTGTGGTGTATGCAGCTCCAATGTTCATCGCAGGCGGAAGTGGCGGACCTTGTAAAGTCTTTGCCACAATCAAGAAAGATGGGGTCAGCGGTGCTGTCGACACGAGTATGCACCCATATCGTGCCCTTTATTTTGGGTTGATTTCTGTTGTGTTTGCACTTATTTTTTAA
- the LOC5520103 gene encoding transcription factor 19 isoform X2, producing the protein MKENSEFCLRRIGAPPSFPGIRDVFSLSEGVNIVGRNPGKSDVYLDSMKHKALISRLHARIIYTTDNDTEKLTICDTSLNGTFVNDRKIIDTVGVKLGDVVTFGHLRGAVLAPGTVAKQPDSEFRFKLDRLYLRPNNTSNCRQNQQHVQPNQQSSKGSPKTDQSPLKKPLFEALIPDLSPLLKHQTSSKHTTPRSSPSGQHKCITPTHDSPSIMSISSTLESSQCSEDDELLAFAVAAGNAMEDESDEELFSVDIPSKMSITNSRGNTKSESRIRDDPNRLLSPMSEKSFSNDDKSRNKQGKAPKRTRRKTFPGHRRQSKKAKQTVEESVDKCAAKCCLQPQEECVTWVQCDFCQQWYHVLCAGVAPQDVDNSQVLFDCGCNE; encoded by the exons ATGAAAGAAAATtcagagttttgcttgcgtcgtATTGGAGCGCCACCGTCTTTTCCCGGGATAAGAGACGTATTCAG TCTGAGTGAGGGGGTAAACATTGTGGGTAGGAACCCAGGCAAGTCAGACGTCTATCTAGACTCCATGAAACACAAAGCTCTCATATCAAGACTTCATGCCAGAATTATATACACTACTGATAATGACACTGAGAAACTCACAATATGTGACACCAGCTTGAATGGGACATTTGTAAACGACAGAAAAATCATTGATACGGTCGGGGTCAAACTGGGGGATGTGGTTACATTTGGGCATCTGAGAGGAGCAGTTCTTGCTCCTGGAACTGTCGCCAAGCAACCAGACTCTGAATTCAGATTTAAA CTTGACAGACTATATCTTCGCCCAAATAACACTTCAAATTGCAGACAAAACCAACAACATGTCCAG CCTAATCAACAGTCATCTAAAGGAAGTCCCAAGACAGACCAAAGCCCCTTAAAGAAACCTTTGTTTGAAGCTCTTATTCCCGACCTGTCACCTCTTCTAAAACATCAAACGTCCTCAAAGCATACCACACCAAGAAGTAGTCCATCTGGACAGCATAAGTG CATAACACCAACGCATGACAGCCCCTCCATCATGAGTATCTCTAGTACCCTGGAGTCTTCTCAGTGCAGTGAAGATGATGAACTACTGGCATTTGCTGTTGCAGCAGGCAATGCAATGGAAGATGAAAGTGATGAAGAATTATTTTCAGTTGATATCCCCAGCAAGATGTCAATAACCAATAGTAGGGGTAACACAAAATCAGAGTCAAGAATCAGAGATGATCCTAATAGACTTCTGAGTCCAATGAGTGAGAAATCCTttagtaatgatgataaatcaAGAAACAAACAAG GAAAGGCACCAAAAAgaacaagaagaaaaacatTCCCAGGCCATCGAAGACAATCAAAAAAGGCCAAACAGACTGTGGAAGAGTCGGTAGATAAATGTGCTGCTAAGTGCTGTTTGCAACCACAGGAGGAGTGTGTTACTTGGGTTCAGTGTGACTTTTGTCAGCAGTGGTATCACGTCTTATGTGCAGGAGTTGCTCCACAAGATGTGGATAACAGTCAAGTATTATTTGACTGTGGTTGCAATGAATGA
- the LOC5520103 gene encoding transcription factor 19 isoform X1: MKENSEFCLRRIGAPPSFPGIRDVFSLSEGVNIVGRNPGKSDVYLDSMKHKALISRLHARIIYTTDNDTEKLTICDTSLNGTFVNDRKIIDTVGVKLGDVVTFGHLRGAVLAPGTVAKQPDSEFRFKLDRLYLRPNNTSNCRQNQQHVQPNQQSSKGSPKTDQSPLKKPLFEALIPDLSPLLKHQTSSKHTTPRSSPSGQHKCFSITPTHDSPSIMSISSTLESSQCSEDDELLAFAVAAGNAMEDESDEELFSVDIPSKMSITNSRGNTKSESRIRDDPNRLLSPMSEKSFSNDDKSRNKQGKAPKRTRRKTFPGHRRQSKKAKQTVEESVDKCAAKCCLQPQEECVTWVQCDFCQQWYHVLCAGVAPQDVDNSQVLFDCGCNE, encoded by the exons ATGAAAGAAAATtcagagttttgcttgcgtcgtATTGGAGCGCCACCGTCTTTTCCCGGGATAAGAGACGTATTCAG TCTGAGTGAGGGGGTAAACATTGTGGGTAGGAACCCAGGCAAGTCAGACGTCTATCTAGACTCCATGAAACACAAAGCTCTCATATCAAGACTTCATGCCAGAATTATATACACTACTGATAATGACACTGAGAAACTCACAATATGTGACACCAGCTTGAATGGGACATTTGTAAACGACAGAAAAATCATTGATACGGTCGGGGTCAAACTGGGGGATGTGGTTACATTTGGGCATCTGAGAGGAGCAGTTCTTGCTCCTGGAACTGTCGCCAAGCAACCAGACTCTGAATTCAGATTTAAA CTTGACAGACTATATCTTCGCCCAAATAACACTTCAAATTGCAGACAAAACCAACAACATGTCCAG CCTAATCAACAGTCATCTAAAGGAAGTCCCAAGACAGACCAAAGCCCCTTAAAGAAACCTTTGTTTGAAGCTCTTATTCCCGACCTGTCACCTCTTCTAAAACATCAAACGTCCTCAAAGCATACCACACCAAGAAGTAGTCCATCTGGACAGCATAAGTG TTTCAGCATAACACCAACGCATGACAGCCCCTCCATCATGAGTATCTCTAGTACCCTGGAGTCTTCTCAGTGCAGTGAAGATGATGAACTACTGGCATTTGCTGTTGCAGCAGGCAATGCAATGGAAGATGAAAGTGATGAAGAATTATTTTCAGTTGATATCCCCAGCAAGATGTCAATAACCAATAGTAGGGGTAACACAAAATCAGAGTCAAGAATCAGAGATGATCCTAATAGACTTCTGAGTCCAATGAGTGAGAAATCCTttagtaatgatgataaatcaAGAAACAAACAAG GAAAGGCACCAAAAAgaacaagaagaaaaacatTCCCAGGCCATCGAAGACAATCAAAAAAGGCCAAACAGACTGTGGAAGAGTCGGTAGATAAATGTGCTGCTAAGTGCTGTTTGCAACCACAGGAGGAGTGTGTTACTTGGGTTCAGTGTGACTTTTGTCAGCAGTGGTATCACGTCTTATGTGCAGGAGTTGCTCCACAAGATGTGGATAACAGTCAAGTATTATTTGACTGTGGTTGCAATGAATGA
- the LOC5520103 gene encoding transcription factor 19 isoform X3, with amino-acid sequence MKENSEFCLRRIGAPPSFPGIRDVFSLSEGVNIVGRNPGKSDVYLDSMKHKALISRLHARIIYTTDNDTEKLTICDTSLNGTFVNDRKIIDTVGVKLGDVVTFGHLRGAVLAPGTVAKQPDSEFRFKPNQQSSKGSPKTDQSPLKKPLFEALIPDLSPLLKHQTSSKHTTPRSSPSGQHKCFSITPTHDSPSIMSISSTLESSQCSEDDELLAFAVAAGNAMEDESDEELFSVDIPSKMSITNSRGNTKSESRIRDDPNRLLSPMSEKSFSNDDKSRNKQGKAPKRTRRKTFPGHRRQSKKAKQTVEESVDKCAAKCCLQPQEECVTWVQCDFCQQWYHVLCAGVAPQDVDNSQVLFDCGCNE; translated from the exons ATGAAAGAAAATtcagagttttgcttgcgtcgtATTGGAGCGCCACCGTCTTTTCCCGGGATAAGAGACGTATTCAG TCTGAGTGAGGGGGTAAACATTGTGGGTAGGAACCCAGGCAAGTCAGACGTCTATCTAGACTCCATGAAACACAAAGCTCTCATATCAAGACTTCATGCCAGAATTATATACACTACTGATAATGACACTGAGAAACTCACAATATGTGACACCAGCTTGAATGGGACATTTGTAAACGACAGAAAAATCATTGATACGGTCGGGGTCAAACTGGGGGATGTGGTTACATTTGGGCATCTGAGAGGAGCAGTTCTTGCTCCTGGAACTGTCGCCAAGCAACCAGACTCTGAATTCAGATTTAAA CCTAATCAACAGTCATCTAAAGGAAGTCCCAAGACAGACCAAAGCCCCTTAAAGAAACCTTTGTTTGAAGCTCTTATTCCCGACCTGTCACCTCTTCTAAAACATCAAACGTCCTCAAAGCATACCACACCAAGAAGTAGTCCATCTGGACAGCATAAGTG TTTCAGCATAACACCAACGCATGACAGCCCCTCCATCATGAGTATCTCTAGTACCCTGGAGTCTTCTCAGTGCAGTGAAGATGATGAACTACTGGCATTTGCTGTTGCAGCAGGCAATGCAATGGAAGATGAAAGTGATGAAGAATTATTTTCAGTTGATATCCCCAGCAAGATGTCAATAACCAATAGTAGGGGTAACACAAAATCAGAGTCAAGAATCAGAGATGATCCTAATAGACTTCTGAGTCCAATGAGTGAGAAATCCTttagtaatgatgataaatcaAGAAACAAACAAG GAAAGGCACCAAAAAgaacaagaagaaaaacatTCCCAGGCCATCGAAGACAATCAAAAAAGGCCAAACAGACTGTGGAAGAGTCGGTAGATAAATGTGCTGCTAAGTGCTGTTTGCAACCACAGGAGGAGTGTGTTACTTGGGTTCAGTGTGACTTTTGTCAGCAGTGGTATCACGTCTTATGTGCAGGAGTTGCTCCACAAGATGTGGATAACAGTCAAGTATTATTTGACTGTGGTTGCAATGAATGA
- the LOC5520104 gene encoding transmembrane protein 222, giving the protein MKSPPSADEFEQNTMELGDRLPQIDKKRHRYPYCIVWTPIPLLTWLFPFIGHMGIAMSSGVIRDFAGPYYVSEDNMAFGNPTRYLRLNPAKIASPNNGWDTSVSSASEEYKHRMHNLCCDNCHSHVAMALNFMEYDKSSSWNMVTLAAKLFFFGKYVSFAGFLKTWLPFTILATATILLVVLL; this is encoded by the exons ATGAAGAGCCCCCCTTCAGCCGACGAATTTGAACAAAACACAATGGAGCTGGGTGACCGTCTTCCCCAAATCGATAAAAAGCGGCATCGTTATCCGTACTGTATCGTTTGGACGCCTATTCCTTTACTCAC ATGGCTGTTCCCATTTATTGGGCACATGGGAATTGCCATGTCTTCTGGGGTTATTCGAGATTTCGCTGGCCCATACTACGTTTCC GAGGATAACATGGCATTTGGCAATCCTACAAG GTACTTGAGACTCAACCCAGCAAAGATTGCAAGTCCCAACAATGGCTGGGACACATCTGTCTCATCTGCTTCAGAAGAGTACAAGCACAGGATG CATAATTTATGCTGTGACAACTGTCATTCACACGTTGCCATGGCACTGAACTTCATGGAGTATGACAAGTCTTCATCGTGGAATATGGTCACACTTGCTGCAAAATTGTTCTTCTTTGGGAAATATGTCAG CTTTGCAGGTTTTCTAAAGACATGGCTTCCATTCACCATTTTAGCAACAGCAACTATCCTCTTGGTGGTTCttttataa
- the LOC5520038 gene encoding golgin subfamily A member 6-like protein 1, which translates to MMTDHQLDRHIPEHPLPQEIQEMKKDDTVCQFCGVSYLIHSEMKALEERVKEAERQMEYYRGSVEREELLKVKVNDMEQQSQQLIQALQNSEQRSKVILNELSAKESELDTLNQEKVKLESTVSVLETSKKELNSTVIRLKGFLPSILKTLQSQKHELLEIKRNVTNMVQEISGHASEKNRTITNMCSRNKAIFEDLKNKCEKVSIDKDAKEKENKDLQSKLNTANDDLKVAKRRCGNVEELKQKSTLLEREVDQQNKEIERILSENKVTLADLSKTQENLMSKAKELEDLQQKLLKQEDTAKQDKRRLQEVILTKERELFKLSEEYKELQAKITVLSDSKTESMAMASSSQEQIKAMKDLLAKARDEITSLKDEREKMIIAHQNRIEQLRESFKKKMEEADAWPDKLNKAILEEQEKFKKEKDELWKELNDSFQKELQDEQHRHSEELHQWKNEARNAQDKFRNDLNTLNSKHREELKKLRNTSFGEKDELNQLKQSSAAVINSLEAKVRDLESRLSQRSNTSASEVSSLRARVQELEQTLDDADEHIKKIETELDGSKEQMMFLQETVRRECEERLELTEALSEARTQLLSLKRNPSASLSRTSLNSSLSSGSLTRSNKQGLESSESNTSITSSKCNVGFDGVGRVPSRGPGSRESGSKSRSGSVDDSRQRIAAAMGRSGSRSRLGGDYSS; encoded by the exons ATGATGACTGACCATCAGCTGGACAGACATATCCCTGAGCACCCACTCCCCCAAGAGATCCAAGAGATGAAGAAAGATGACACAGTCTGTCAGTTCTGTGGGGTGAGCTACCTCATTCACAGTGAGATGAAAGCGCTTGAAGAGAGAGTGAAAGAGGCTGAGCGCCAGATGGAGTACTATCGGGGCAGCGTGGAGAGGGAGGAGCTACTGAAAGTCAAGGTCAATGATATGGAACAGCAGAGTCAACAGCTAATTCAAGCTCTACAGAACAGTGAACAAAG GAGTAAAGTTATTCTTAATGAGCTAAGTGCCAAGGAAAGCGAACTTGACACACTAAATCAAGAAAAAGTCAAACTAGAGTCCACTGTCAGTGTATTGGAAACCTCCAAGAAAGAATTGAACTCAACCGTCATTCGATTAAAGGGCTTTCTTCCAAGTATATTGAAAACTCTGCAAAGTCAAAAACATGAACTTTTGGAAATAAAACGAAATGTTACAAATATGGTACAGGAAATATCAGGGCATGCATCTGAGAAGAATAGAACAATCACAAATATGTGCAGCAGAAATAAAGCAATATTTGAAGATCTGAAAAATAAATGTGAAAAAGTTAGCATAGATAAGGATGCCaaggagaaagaaaataaagatctGCAGTCTAAGCTGAATACTGCTAATGATGACCTGAAAGTGGCTAAAAGAAGATGTGGGAATGTGGAagaactgaaacaaaaaagcaCCTTATTAGAAAGGGAGGTCGACCAGCAAAATAAGGAAATTGAAAGAATTTTATCCGAGAACAAAGTCACTTTGGCAGACCTGTCAAAAACTCAGGAGAATCTAAT GTCAAAGGCTAAAGAGTTGGAAGATCTCCAGCAAAAACTTTTAAAGCAAGAAGACACTGCCAAGCAGGATAAGCGCAGACTACAAGAGGTCATTCTAACAAAGGAGAGGGAGCTGTTCAAGTTATCAGAGGAGTATAAAGAGCTTCAGGCAAAGATAACAGTTCTTAGTGACTCCAAAACAGAAAGCATGGCTATGGCTTCTAGCTCACAGGAACAGATTAAG GCTATGAAGGATCTTTTGGCAAAAGCAAGAGATGAAATAACTTCTTTGAAAGATGAAAG agaGAAGATGATAATTGCTCATCAAAATCGCATTGAACAACTAAGAGAAAGTTTTAAAAAGAAGATGGAAGAAGCAGACGCATGGCCAGATAAG TTAAACAAAGCCATCCTGGAAGAACAAGAGAAATTCAAGAAAGAGAAAGATGAACTTTGGAAAGAATTGAATGATTCATTTCAAAAG GAACTACAAGATGAGCAGCACAGACATTCTGAAGAACTTCATCAATGGAAGAACGAGGCCAGAAATGCTCAGGACAAA TTTAGAAATGACTTGAATACACTGAACAGCAAACATCGCGAGGAGCTAAAAAAACTAAGGAATACATCTTTTGGAGAAAAG gaTGAGTTAAACCAATTAAAGCAGTCCAGCGCTGCAGTTATCAACAGTCTAGAAGCCAAAGTTCGCGACCTGGAATCAAGATTGAGCCAGCGCTCCAACACGTCGGCTTCCGAGGTGTCATCTTTAAGAGCACGCGTACAAGAGCTTGAGCAGACATTGGACGATGCtgatgagcacatcaaaaaaATTGAGACGGAACTGGACGGTTCCAAGGAACAG ATGATGTTCCTACAAGAGACTGTGCGGCGCGAATGCGAAGAAAGACTAGAACTGACTGAGGCTTTGAGCGAAGCCCGTACTCAACTTCTCTCCTTGAAGCGCAATCCATCCGCGTCTCTATCAAGAACTAGCTTGAACTCAAGCCTTTCCTCGGGTAGCCTTACACGCTCAAACAAACAAGGACTTGAATCCAGCGAGTCGAACACTAGTATAACCTCATCCAAATGTAACGTGGGGTTTGATGGTGTAGGGCGTGTCCCGTCACGCGGTCCTGGGTCGCGGGAGTCGGGCAGCAAGTCGCGTTCGGGTAGCGTGGATGATAGCCGACAGAGGATCGCAGCCGCAATGGGACGAAGCGGGTCTCGGAGTCGACTCGGTGGCGATTATAGTAGCTAA